CTCTATGAGGGATGGTGAGAGATTGATTGGGTTGGTTGTCAGTCTATCCATAAGCATCTCAAGTGAGTCGGCGTGGATTGTTGAGAGCCCTGTGTGTCCCGTTGCCATTTGCTGGAATAGAATATATGCTTCTTCTCCTCGGACCTCTCCGACGATAATGTATTCAGGTCTTTGACGCAGGGATTCTTTCAATAGGTCGTCCATTGAAACTTTTCCTCCCTCTTCTACTGAACTTCCGAAGCCGGATCTTGCGACTTCAGGTACCCAGTGGTCGTGTGGCAGCCGGAGCTCAGGTGTATCTTCGATGGATACGATCTTTTTGTCGGGCCGGATGAAAAGCGATAAAGCGTTTAACTGGGATGTTTTGCCGGCTCCTGTGGTACCACATACAAGTACTGATTTCTCGTGTTCAATTACAGTCCAAAGATAACTCATCATCTGTGCGTTCTCTGTTTCAAAGTCCATCATGTGGATAGGTGTCAATGGGTCCTCTGTGAACCTTCTGATCGTAAAGTTAGATCCTTTACGGGCAATATCTGTCGCAAGTGTTGCCTGAACTCTTGATCCGTCGGGCAGCGATCCATCAAGAAGTGGAGAGGAGACTGATATAGATCGTCCGCATCTCTGCGATAGTTTCATAACAAAGCTGTCAAGTTCTTCGGTATCATCCCATACTACATCGGTTTTAAGCGATCCGAACTTTGGGTTTCTGTGGTATGCATAAACCGGTATACCTGATCCGTCACAGGAAATGTCCTCAATTTCTTTATCATTCATCAAAGGCTGTAGTTTTCCAAGCCCTGCGAAATCTCTTTTTGCATAGTACCTGATTACTTGTCTTTGATTGGTTTCCAAGCTGATGTTGTATTTATCTGTTATATGGTTAATTTTCTCCTCAAGGTATTCTTCAGCTTCTTCAGTCTCTAAGTCGGTGAAGTTTACATCGAAGCTTCTCTCTAGAATCATTTTTATTCTATCTAGAGCCTTCTCAGTCTCTGGTTTTAGCTCCGGTTCTATAACCCTATAGATTAACTCGCCTTCTCTCTCATTCCAGGTGATGTAGGCCCATGCGTATACGAGTTCTCCTTCGTCCGGGTCTTGTGGCATTAAGGGATATACGACTTCTGTATCCGTTAGACCATCGTCTTCGTCCTGTTCTTCCAGCTCTGAGGAATCAAACTCTCCGGGGGGAGGTACTTGGACTCCTTCAGGGTTTTTTTCTACTTCTTCCTCATCTTCCTCATATAGTTCAGGGTGTTTAACCCTTCTCAGTTTCTCTGAAAGACTCATGAAATTGTATGACATTATCTAGCCCTCAAACTGTACTGGTTACCGGTTTTGTATAATGTTACTGTTCCTCCCTCTACTGAACCCTGTAAATCATATTCATTGAAATTGTGGAGTGTGGTGATGTATTGTTTTTGTGCTGTTACTAGTTTAATTTCCTCTCCGAGGATCAAGTTATAGTTCACACCGCCAACATCTTCTGGTATTTTCAATTCAACTTTTCCTTCGTCTGTTCCTTTCATTGTGTAGACAGCTGATTTTATTTTATACTGTATTGTTTCGACATCTTTTTTCTCTGTAGAATCTTTTACCTGGTCCTGATAATCTCCAAATATGCTTATAGTTCCGGTGGCCAATGTGAGCCCCATGGCAACTACCAAAACGCTTTCCACGGCTAGGTACTGTCCTTTCAAACTATCACCTGAAACCTAATACGAGCTCTGTATTTTCTCTCGGAACTTTCTCCTGGTTTGGAAGCTCTACGCCTTGGTCACCTCTCTCCCACGCTGTTCCCTGATTCGAAATAAATATTGTAGTACTACCTGAACTGGATGTCTGTCCTCCTGCTGTTAGATTGATTCTTGACAATTCTCTTCCTGAAGGAGTATCTGCAAGCATGTTTCTAAATTCAACTCTATACGTAACCAGTGATTCTTCATCGGCACTTATTGATCTGACAAGTACTGCTCCAGGTAGATCGTCGTTACTTCTCGCATACGCACCGCTTCCAACTGAAAGATTCTGTAAAGAATTCCCTTTCAACAATGTCCAGGTATCAACAGGATAAGGAGAACTACTTCCTCTTTTACGGATATCTATATAGTTTTGCTCTTCATTAATTCTGACCCTGGTATCGGAGCTTGAACTCTCGAATAAATCTATTTCTGCGGATGTACCTTCTCCGCCCTGACTTACCTCAACTATTTGGTTGTATAATCCTAAAACATTTTGCTCAGTTCTATCAAGTTCTGCTTGACTCTGTTGTTTTTCTAGGAGAGGAACTCCCCACGTATAGGAAGTTGCCACAGTGCCTACTACCACACTAGTTATGAGTACGGCCGTAACCGCCTGCGCCTGACCTTTCATAAATTAATAATCAGTTGTCTGGAATATAAAGTATCGGGAAGAAAAAAGAAAAGAAAAACCAAATGTATTGATTAACAGGTGTTAGTACTGCCTGTTTGCGGATTACACATGTAGCTGTAATCCTCTGAATCTATCTGCTGGTAATCAATAACGACCCTAATCTCCTGTGTCGCATTCGGGAAGTTAACGCCTGTATCGCATGTCCTTTCGGCTCCTGGGTTGAATGGTTCTGCTTGATCTGTTCCTTTGAGACAGCCGTCAGCTTTGCTTGAATTCCATTCCTGGTTAATCCTGAAAAGCGTATCTCTCTGCAGAGGTTCTTGCTCATTTCCAGGCTGGTAACGCATAGCTGTTTCGTTGGGTAGGTCAACTGTCCTTTCCCCGACATTTCTGTAAGTCAATGTGATGGTATTGCTTGTACTATTCTCGTAAGCAGACTCAATATTGATATCAGTCTGTTGAGCCTGTTGTCTTGAGTTTAATTGATCTACTTGGCTTTGATCGCTTATTATGTTTTGATAAAGTCCCCATGCTGATGCCACTGCGCCTACTGTTATCAATAGAAGTAGGACAACTGCAATGACAGGTGTTATTCCTTTTCTCATGATATAAATACAATTGAACTTCCTGTTTAAATAACTTTAATAACAGGTGTTGTCCCCTGTGTTGTAACACGGAAATGAAATAGATGTTTTGGAGGGACCTTCAAAATTGATATTTGTTTGATTTCCTTCATCCGGGAATTCTTTGGTTGTATTTACAGGTATTGATTCTCTCGGATTAAGAACGATTGAACCGGATTTCGAGTTCACGAACTCCCAACTTCTACTATCTCCGTTTACAGGTCTACCATCTACATACAGATTAAGTGTCTTTACTCCGTCTGCGTTCTGTAGTTGAAGTGAAATTGCTCCGCTGTTCCTAAGAGCCATCAGTATGTATCCATCAGATCCATTGTATGCATTATCGCGACTTAATTCAGCTTTAGATTCTTCAGATTGTTTGTCAATCTTATCTTTAACATTTTCCCGGGTTTGACTCGTAATTTCGTCTATAAAGGTCCATGCAGAAGTAGCTGCTGCCACACTGATTAATATTAGAAGAACTGCTCCTATAACTTGGCTTACACCTTTACTGCTCATCATCCATCTTGTCAAACTTTTCTTTCAGTTTTCTCATTCTATCTGAGTTCTGGTTTCCTCCACCGGAATTCCTGTTTCCTGAGCTTCTACCTCCTTGTTTACGTGCTGAACCCTCAGCCTGGTTTCTGCGGTTCGAATTTCCCGAGCCACCTCTGTTCACGTTTAAACCTTGGTTGCCGGATCCACCAGTTCTAGAACGGTTTCCGCCTCTCTGACCGCTTTGTTGTGAGTTATTTCTGCCTAGCTTGTTCTTTGAAAGTGTATTGTCTTTGCTCTGAGCGGTATAAGATCTCTTAATGCTTTTGTTTAGATCCTGAAGATTGTCAACTACTTGCCTGTTTGAGTTCCTGATATCATCTGCTACTTCCTGCATTTCATTTCCAACCGCATCAGCTATTCTGGAGTGAACATCGTTTATGACCTCACCCTCTAGATCTGCCTCAGATGCCTCTTCTAGAAGATCCATGAACGAGTTCATGTTGTCAATCACATTGTCCATCTTGTGGGTCAAATCCTCTACTGAGTTCTTCAGTTCATGGGTAGACTCGGTCATATCATTGACGATTTTCTGGTTAGACTTCATTATATCAAGAACATCTCTGATAAGTTTGTCATCTGCCGAACCTGCGGTTCCTTTTGTCTCGATTTCGTCAATTCTTCTCTCCAGTTTTCTGATGGGGCCTACCGGAACTACCTCGTAGTCCTCTCCGGCATCTCCACCGCCTAACTCTACCTCTTCTTTGGACATAGTAATATTACCTAGTCAACATTTGTCGAAATCGGATTATAAAGGTAATTAATCTGGCTTAGAAGAAAGAAAGAGAAAGAACGAGATATGGATTGTTTACATCATTCCTCCCATTCCACCGCCAGGCATTCCGCCTGGAGCTCCTCCGGGTCCGCCCGGTGGGCCTCCTGCTTCATCTCCGCTTCCTGATGCTGAGATAACATCGTCGATTCTGAGAATCATCTCTGCTGCTTCTGAAGCGCTTGATACTGCCTGTGTCTTGGTCTGCTGTGGTTCTACTACTCCTTCGTCAAACAGTTTCTGTGATTCACCTGATGTTACATTAATTCCGGCCCAGACTTCGCCTTCGTCATGTTTGTTTCTGAGATCGACAAGTGTATCGATCGGGTCGAATCCTGCGTTCTCGGATAGGGTTCTTGGGACGATCTCTAGGGCGTCTGCGAATGCGTTTATTGCGAGCTGTTCTCTGCCTCCAACTGAGTCTGCATAGTCTCGTATTTCTTGTGCGAGTTCGACTTCGGTTGCGCCTCCTCCGCCGACTACTCTTCCGTTTCGTAGAGCTGAGGATACACCTCCTATTGCGTCTTCCATTGCTCTTTCGATTTCATCTACCACATGTTCTGTTCCTCCTCTGATCAGGATTGAGACTGATTTGGCTTCCGGGCAGTCCTGGACAAATGTCATGGCTGATCCACCGATCCTTCTCTGTTCGACGGCCCCGGCTTCTCCTAGATCCGAGTTTTCTATCTCTGTGATTGATGTTACGATGTTTGCGTTTGTTGCCTTGGCGAGTTTGTCCATGTCACCTGAGGAAACCCTTCTGACCGCATAGATTCCTTTCTTCGCAAGGTAATGCTGTGCGATGTCGTCTATTCCTTTCTGGCATAGAACGACGTTTGCTCCGGCTTCATCGATTGCTTCTACCATTTCCTTGAGCTGTTCTTCTTCCTGTTCTACGAAGTTTTTCATCTGGTTTGGGTCGGAGATCGAGATTTCTGCATCGGTTTCAGTTTCCTTGACTTCGATCGCAGAGTCTAGAAGTGCGATATTTGTATCTTCTACTGTGTCAGGCATACCGCCGTGGACTTTCTCTTTGTCGAGAATTACTCCTTTTACAAGCTCTGTGTCTTCTACTGATCCTCCTTCGTTTTTCTCTACCTTGATCATGTCCCGGTCGATTGCGAAACCTGACTCTGTCTGTTCTGCGACTCCTTCAACTGCATCGACTGCGATTGTTGCGAGATAGTCTCGGGCTGTCTCAGCTGATTTTCCTGTCATTGCTGTCATCGCCACCCTTTCAAGTACTTTACTGTCGTCAAGGTCGACTTCCTCACCTATATTGTCTAGTACCTGAACAGATTTTTCTCGGGCTAGCCTGTATCCTTTGGTTATCACTGTTGGATGGATTTCCTGGTCTAAAAGGTCCTCGCTTTGTTTAAGTAGTTCTCCTGCAAGCACTACTGCGGTCGTTGTTCCGTCGCCGACTTCTTCTTCCTGTGTCTGTGCGACTTCGACCATCATCTTGGCTGCGGGATGGTCTAGATCCATTTCTTCTAGTATTGTTACGCCGTCGTTTGTTACTACTAGGTCTCCTATGGAATCGACCATCATCTTGTCCATTCCTTTTGGGCCTAGTGTTGTTCTTACGGCTTTTGATACTGATTTACATGCAGAAATATTGTTTTCCTGTGCGTCTTCTCCGGTTGTTCGTTCAGCGTCTTCCGACATGATGAAGACAGGCTGTCCTCCAAGTCCTGGCATTGTTATGATTCACCTATTTTTGTTGATGTGTGTAAAAATATTAAAAGATGACCGAAACGTACAGCCAGATTAGGTTCTCCGTCATTCTTTGTTTCTGTATTCTTCTATCTGCTCTACAAACTCTAAAAGGTCGTTAAGATCTTCATCAATTATTTTTTGGAGTTCTTCTTCATCAACTTCCATATACCTATGGACCACAAGGTTTCTGAATTTCGCCATCTGTTTGAGCCTTTCCACGAGTTGTTTCTCTATTACGTTATTTTTTCCCAGAGTCTGGAAATAATCGCTATAAGATTCTTCTCGGCCCCATCCGTTCCTTGAAATTATTTGACTTGAGATATCTATGGAAGCTTCGACTGCCTCTTGAAGTGTATGTTTCAAGCCTTGGAAATGGTAGAAATCATCTTGATTGACTTTTTCGTCTTTGAGTTTCCTGATACTCTCCTCAATTAGATCCATTCGTTCATTTATTGAACTCACGATTTCAAACCCTCCAGCCTCTCAGATCTTGAATTATAGTATCTTTGGATGTAAGGTTTCATGTCGAGGTACTTTCTCATCACAGACTCCTCAAATTTGCATCTCTTATCTCTCTTCAACTCGAATACCAACTCACCGGTTTTGACAACTTCTTTCTTGAATACTATATCATCGACATTTAGCGGTCTTAAATCTATTTCCTTATCGAAACAGGGTTCTAAGGCTTCTTCTAGATCTACGACCTGTTCCAATCCTTCATAGTCTTCAAACAGCACTCCAATATCTAAGTCACTCTTCTCATCACTTTCTCCCTTCGCGAAGGAGCCGTACAGATAAACGGCTACAATATCCCTGCCCTGGAATAGGTCTTTTCGATTCTTTATTTTCTGCTTTACTTTCATATTAGAGAATTAGTGGGTCAAATCAGTTAAAACTATCGAACAATCGGTGGGATTGGGTTATTTTTCAGACTTCTTTTTTGAGTTCTTCTTCAAGTATTTTCGAGACAGTTCCGCCGTCAGCTTCAACTCTTCCCATTACCAGTCCCATCAGTGCTCCCTGGGCTCTCATTCCTTGTTCCTCGATCATTTCCTCTTTTTCATTAATAACATTCTGGACTACTTCCCGGATTTCTTCTTCGCTAGTCTTGGATTCTGCTACTTTTTCGATCGCCTCTTCTGGAGGCATGTGAACCATTTTCTCAAGAACTTTCTCAATGTCGCCTTTGGCAATTAAACCGTCTTCAAGTGCTTCAAATAGAGACTTGAAGTGTTCCTCAGCCAGTTTTTCCACTTTTACTCCTTCCGATTCGAGCCGGGAGTAGGTGTTTGTCAGAGTGTTTGCAGCAAGTTTTGGATTAAATTTCTGCTTCAGCTCCTCAAATATCAGCAGTTTTTTGGAGTGTACGATCTGTGATGCTAGTTCATCTCCTATTTCCTCCGAGTACTTTTTTTCTCTTTCTTCTAGAGTATCTGGTAGATTATTTCCAACCTCTTTGATTCTTTTATCTGATATCTGGATCGGCGGTATATCGGTTTCAGGGTACATCCTTGCGGCTCCGGGCAGCGGACGGGAGTAGCTAGTGGTAAAATCCTGTTCCGCGCTTCTCGTTTCTTCAGGTACTTCTTGTTCGTACAGCATTTCTGCTCTTCTTTTCACTTCCTGAGCTGCTTTCTTCGCCTTCTGTTCTTCCGCTGCAATTATCGCTATTACATCTTCTTGCTCTTTATCAAATATATCCGCAAGTTCTTCAAACTCTTCCTCCAGTCCGTATCCACCGATATCTTCATCTGTATGAATTATCCCTCTCGGACCCTGGTTTCTCGCGTAATCGACAAGTTCCTTTGCCAGATATCTTTCTCTGGAAATCTTTTCTTTCATCTTCCCGGTCATTTTCGGCAGTTTCAGTGCGTAGACTGCGCCATCATTCTCTAGAACTGTTGAGACCATTTCATTATCTGTTCCCTCAAATACGTAGGTTACGTTGTCGCCTACTACTTCAGAATCTGAGTTCAGGTTCTCACCTAGTTCAACAAGGTTCTTCTGTCTCTCAACTTCAAGTTCAATCAGTTTGTCGATATTTCTGACATCTTGGAATCCCTTGATCTCGACTCTTGCACCCTCTTCAATTGAAACGTTGACGTCCTGCCTTATCGTTCCAAGCCCTCTTCTGGCTTTTCCGGTTGAGCGAAGAAGCATACCGATTTTCTCAGCGACTTCTCGGGCGTGTTCCGGATTCTTAACTGAGGCATCTGTTCCGACCTCAATTAGCGGTATTCCCAGCCTGTTAAGGTCGTATACTGCTTTTTCCTGTGTTCTCTCATGTATTCCGGCGGATTCCTCCTCCAGCTCAATATCTTCGATTGATACTGTTCCGGATTCTGTTTCCAGTTCTCCGTCCAGTCCTATCATGGCGGTTCTCTGGAATCCTGAAGTGTTGGAGCCGTCGATCACCATTTTACGCATAACCTGTATCTCTGCCGGGATCTTCGCATCTATCATCCTTGTGAATGTCAGCGCTGTTTCGAGTGCTTCCTCATCCATTTCATGTGGTGGTTCTTCGTCAATTTCGACAAGACAGTTGTTTCTCTTGTAGTAATTGTAGACAAACTTTCTATCCTTCATTTCCTCGACTTCTGCTGCATGGTCTTTTCCACCGGATTCTCCTTTTACAGCCCTCAGGTATCTCTTTACCTGTGAGTCCGCTGCCTCGTCTTCAAGATCGATTGGACAGTCACAGAACAGTTTGGTCTCAGTTGATAGCTGCTGATGAATTTCTATTCCGCACTTAAAGCCGAGTTCTTTGTAATTCATTTTTCTAGGAATTCGTCTGCCAGTTCAATTAGATCTTCTCTATCGGTTTTTCTCTTGTTGAAGATTTTTAGTTCAAGTCTATGATCAGCTACTTCGCTGTATGCACTGACTTTTGTTTCTTCTCTGTAGAATTCATTTACCTTTACGATACCGTGGTATCGGGAGTCGATGGCTGATTCTATATCCTTTAGCTCAACTGTCTCTAATTCTGTGTTTTCCGCTGCGTAATCGAAAAATTCCTTAGCGGTATCTGAATCTTCGAATTCTATGCCGTATTCGGTCGGTTCATGCCTGTTTTTCTGATTAGATGCCAATATGTTTCACCTTTTCTTCTAATTCCTCCAATGTTCCTTCATTTTTAATTAGATGATCGCTCAGTGCCATCATGTTTCCGATTCCGTTTCCTAGTTCCCGCCAGTCCCGTTCCTCGAATTTCTGGCCTTCTACATCTTCCTTTCTCTGCCGTTTTTCCCGTCTCTGTCTCCGAGTCTTGCGGCTGCTCCATACTGCTATTATATTTATTTCTTCACCGGTCTCTTGTTCAAATCTCTCTTTTTCTTCCCAACCTCTCATCCCGGTTATCATAATTTTTTCGTTTTCATATATTATTTCCTCAAGATAGGGAACGGATAGTTGAGCGATCGCATTCATTCCGTGTTTGTCTCTCATTGAGTTGACAAATTCTCCCTCATTTCCAGGTTCTATACCTCTTTTTCCCATTTCTATCCTTACTACTTCACCCATGTCAAGAACAGTGTATCCTTTTTCTTCCATTAAATCGGCTACCGTTGTTTTACCTGATAGAGGCATTCCTGTTACTCCTAGGATCTTAGGAATTGGAAAACACCTTTTTTCTCCTTTCTTTTCTCATTTTTTATTCTATCTTTCACCATGTTTTTCGCCACCTGGTACTCTGTGAAATCCTCTATATCTTCTACATTAACACCGGCTAGGTTAATTATTCTTTCCGGGTTGTCAAGTTCCATACCGTTGTCGTATCCCTCGCATAAGGCGAACTCTCTGAGTATGTTTCTCAGTCTTTGCTTGTTCCCGTTTTCGAGGAATTTCTTGGCTTTCCTATCAAATTCGTCTAGGCTGTGTTCACTCATTGTAGATCGATCGTTTCTGTGTCTCCCCTGCAATATTGCTCTTGAAAACTTGTTTTGCTTCTTCTAGGTCTTCCCCTTGACCTAGAGACCACATCAGCTTTACGTAAGCCAGTTCCGGATGCATATCTTTTGCCTCAATTACTCCGGTTTCTTTGATCTTCAAACCGGCATCGTACACGTTCATGTTGGTTCTACCGTATATACATTCTGAAGACATTACTACAACTGCGTTTTCAGTTATCTCTTCCACTTTTTCGAGTATTTCTTCGTGATGTTCTGTCTTACTGTCGAATGAGTTTACAGGCATGTGTCCCAGTCCTGTACCCTCAATTATAACGCCGTTATATCCTTTTTTCTTTATCCAATTTAGTTCCTCTGGTTTCATCCCCGGTCTTACTTTAATATATCCTATCTGAGTATCAAGATCGAATTTCGGTTCATATTCCTCGTTGTTCTCTGTTTTGTTTTCTATTTCTACCGTGTCTTCTCGGTAGTCTACTAACCCTATTCTTTGTGCGTTGACTGTCTCAAATGCATCTCTTCTTGAGGTATGCATCTTTCTTATCTTATTTGCTGGCATTAGACTGCATAAATCGTCATCTACGGTGGAATGCATGCATACACTGATTCCTTCGAAATCTGTATCTTTCAAGAACTTTGCGGCTGAGTAAAGGTTTTGAGCGGCATCGCTGCTTGGCCTGTCAGATGACCTCTGAGAACCTACCAGTATCACTCCTGTATCAATTCCCTTCAGCATAAGCGAGAGGGCTTGACCGGTATACTGCATTGTATCCGTTCCATGACCGATGATTATGCCATCGTACTCATCTTTCTCCTCGTCTATTTTTCTGGCTATCTCCTGCCAGTGTTCCGGTTCCATGTCTTCGGAGAGCATCTGGGCTATAACTTTTGAGTGCAGGTTACAGATTTCTCCAAGCTCTGGATACATCTCTAAGAGCGCTTCTGGATCAAAAGCAGGTTTTACCCCTCCTTCCTCGTATGAGACTCTAGAGGCTATAGTTCCTCCAGTGTGGAGAATCAGTATATCTGGCCTATCTTTTGAGTGTTCTATCTCTGTTTGGTTGCTATCTTCTGTTTCTTTTTTCTCTATAAGTTCTATTTGGTCTGTTTTTACACCTATATTGTAGCCGCTGTCAAGTTTGATTATAACTGATTCCGGGTCACCATTTTCTGGTTTAGGCATAAGTCTGCCTGTGTTGTTACCGGCTTTGATCTCATCGCCCGGCTCTATATCCTTTTTTTCCAATGTTTGCCGGATTTGTTCAGAATACATAGTAGAAAGTGGTCGGGTTGAAATCTTAATAATCAATTGGAAATACAGGCTTCAAATATCGCTTATTGTCGGTAGTTCTGTACATCAACCTGTATGAAGTCAGCTCCTGTTGGAAGCCTGAAGAAGATATCGTAAGTAAATAGGTTGCTATCGATTGTTGCCTGGACCTCTCCCGTTCCTATGAAATCGCCGGTGTTTGCGGTTGTATAACCGGTGCCGTTGCTTGTTGATTTTTTATCGTTTAATTCGATTGAGAGGTTTGCATTAAGTTTTCTGTTCTCATCCTTGAACTCGTAGAGGGTAAGTAGCTCTGAAGTGTTTATACTTTCAGGGTTTGATTCGTTACCTATTTTCTTGATGCATGCTTTGATATGTTCGTTTTCCATCATATAACAATTTGTCCCGCCTACAGTTGTTTCACTGACGTTGACGTCTGCAGAAGAGCTTAAAAGCACGTTTCCTTCTCCGGCTGTGGTTTGTGGTGATATTACATCTGCATTTGTCTCC
This portion of the Nanohaloarchaea archaeon SW_7_43_1 genome encodes:
- a CDS encoding type IV secretion system protein VirB11; the protein is MSYNFMSLSEKLRRVKHPELYEEDEEEVEKNPEGVQVPPPGEFDSSELEEQDEDDGLTDTEVVYPLMPQDPDEGELVYAWAYITWNEREGELIYRVIEPELKPETEKALDRIKMILERSFDVNFTDLETEEAEEYLEEKINHITDKYNISLETNQRQVIRYYAKRDFAGLGKLQPLMNDKEIEDISCDGSGIPVYAYHRNPKFGSLKTDVVWDDTEELDSFVMKLSQRCGRSISVSSPLLDGSLPDGSRVQATLATDIARKGSNFTIRRFTEDPLTPIHMMDFETENAQMMSYLWTVIEHEKSVLVCGTTGAGKTSQLNALSLFIRPDKKIVSIEDTPELRLPHDHWVPEVARSGFGSSVEEGGKVSMDDLLKESLRQRPEYIIVGEVRGEEAYILFQQMATGHTGLSTIHADSLEMLMDRLTTNPINLSPSLIETLDAIMLIKRIRRGDKYIRRITGIYEVEGYNKRTGIDANKVFGWDSQSDNYEVVNNSILLKDIVDQTGGDDEQIKNELKKRQHVLQHMQDEGTKHYRDVGDIISRYYSDPQSVLRDMDKTLNSTENSVEIES
- a CDS encoding thermosome subunit, which translates into the protein MPGLGGQPVFIMSEDAERTTGEDAQENNISACKSVSKAVRTTLGPKGMDKMMVDSIGDLVVTNDGVTILEEMDLDHPAAKMMVEVAQTQEEEVGDGTTTAVVLAGELLKQSEDLLDQEIHPTVITKGYRLAREKSVQVLDNIGEEVDLDDSKVLERVAMTAMTGKSAETARDYLATIAVDAVEGVAEQTESGFAIDRDMIKVEKNEGGSVEDTELVKGVILDKEKVHGGMPDTVEDTNIALLDSAIEVKETETDAEISISDPNQMKNFVEQEEEQLKEMVEAIDEAGANVVLCQKGIDDIAQHYLAKKGIYAVRRVSSGDMDKLAKATNANIVTSITEIENSDLGEAGAVEQRRIGGSAMTFVQDCPEAKSVSILIRGGTEHVVDEIERAMEDAIGGVSSALRNGRVVGGGGATEVELAQEIRDYADSVGGREQLAINAFADALEIVPRTLSENAGFDPIDTLVDLRNKHDEGEVWAGINVTSGESQKLFDEGVVEPQQTKTQAVSSASEAAEMILRIDDVISASGSGDEAGGPPGGPGGAPGGMPGGGMGGMM
- a CDS encoding DUF86 domain-containing protein, which codes for MDLIEESIRKLKDEKVNQDDFYHFQGLKHTLQEAVEASIDISSQIISRNGWGREESYSDYFQTLGKNNVIEKQLVERLKQMAKFRNLVVHRYMEVDEEELQKIIDEDLNDLLEFVEQIEEYRNKE
- a CDS encoding Glu-tRNA(Gln) amidotransferase GatDE subunit E, with amino-acid sequence MNYKELGFKCGIEIHQQLSTETKLFCDCPIDLEDEAADSQVKRYLRAVKGESGGKDHAAEVEEMKDRKFVYNYYKRNNCLVEIDEEPPHEMDEEALETALTFTRMIDAKIPAEIQVMRKMVIDGSNTSGFQRTAMIGLDGELETESGTVSIEDIELEEESAGIHERTQEKAVYDLNRLGIPLIEVGTDASVKNPEHAREVAEKIGMLLRSTGKARRGLGTIRQDVNVSIEEGARVEIKGFQDVRNIDKLIELEVERQKNLVELGENLNSDSEVVGDNVTYVFEGTDNEMVSTVLENDGAVYALKLPKMTGKMKEKISRERYLAKELVDYARNQGPRGIIHTDEDIGGYGLEEEFEELADIFDKEQEDVIAIIAAEEQKAKKAAQEVKRRAEMLYEQEVPEETRSAEQDFTTSYSRPLPGAARMYPETDIPPIQISDKRIKEVGNNLPDTLEEREKKYSEEIGDELASQIVHSKKLLIFEELKQKFNPKLAANTLTNTYSRLESEGVKVEKLAEEHFKSLFEALEDGLIAKGDIEKVLEKMVHMPPEEAIEKVAESKTSEEEIREVVQNVINEKEEMIEEQGMRAQGALMGLVMGRVEADGGTVSKILEEELKKEV
- a CDS encoding dephospho-CoA kinase, with product MPLSGKTTVADLMEEKGYTVLDMGEVVRIEMGKRGIEPGNEGEFVNSMRDKHGMNAIAQLSVPYLEEIIYENEKIMITGMRGWEEKERFEQETGEEINIIAVWSSRKTRRQRREKRQRKEDVEGQKFEERDWRELGNGIGNMMALSDHLIKNEGTLEELEEKVKHIGI
- a CDS encoding Glu-tRNA(Gln) amidotransferase GatDE subunit D, with product MYSEQIRQTLEKKDIEPGDEIKAGNNTGRLMPKPENGDPESVIIKLDSGYNIGVKTDQIELIEKKETEDSNQTEIEHSKDRPDILILHTGGTIASRVSYEEGGVKPAFDPEALLEMYPELGEICNLHSKVIAQMLSEDMEPEHWQEIARKIDEEKDEYDGIIIGHGTDTMQYTGQALSLMLKGIDTGVILVGSQRSSDRPSSDAAQNLYSAAKFLKDTDFEGISVCMHSTVDDDLCSLMPANKIRKMHTSRRDAFETVNAQRIGLVDYREDTVEIENKTENNEEYEPKFDLDTQIGYIKVRPGMKPEELNWIKKKGYNGVIIEGTGLGHMPVNSFDSKTEHHEEILEKVEEITENAVVVMSSECIYGRTNMNVYDAGLKIKETGVIEAKDMHPELAYVKLMWSLGQGEDLEEAKQVFKSNIAGETQKRSIYNE